A genome region from Lucilia cuprina isolate Lc7/37 chromosome 3, ASM2204524v1, whole genome shotgun sequence includes the following:
- the LOC124419082 gene encoding kunitz-type serine protease inhibitor homolog dendrotoxin I-like, giving the protein MNFLHILSLLLVAFVASASAQLCPGSPLAPACAGSRNDGRGGRGCVSRRMWYWDGRSRQCREMRYMGCGGNSNRWCSWAACQRRCRRR; this is encoded by the exons atgaattttttacacattttatctCTGTTATTAGTAGCTTTTGTGGCCTCTGCCTCTGCCCAATTGTGTCCAGGAAGTCCAC ttGCTCCTGCATGTGCAGGCTCTCGGAATGATGGTCGTGGTGGCCGCGGTTGTGTATCCCGTCGCATGTGGTACTGGGATGGTCGTTCTCGACAATGTCGTGAAATGCGTTACATGGGTTGTGGTGGCAACAGCAATCGTTGGTGTTCTTGGGCTGCCTGTCAACGCAGATGTCGTCGCCGTTaa